One window from the genome of Streptomyces sp. NBC_01476 encodes:
- a CDS encoding helix-turn-helix transcriptional regulator: protein MDRAQLADFLRTRREALQPEDVGLPRGVRRRTRGLRREEVAVLCGMSTDYYSRLEQARGPQPSEPMLAAIARGLHLSLDERDHLFRMAGHNTPGRADRADHLEPGMMRIFDRLQDTPAQVISPIAETLNQTRLAVALLGSETGFTGLDRSMVYRWFTDPRARRVFPEEDHPQHSRLFASDLRAAYSRMGADSRAGQVVDALLERSKEFSALWRAHEISVRRHDDAKRISHPDLGILELHCQVLFDANRSQALLVYTATPGTESHEKLQLLSVVGDRPAHI, encoded by the coding sequence ATGGACCGAGCACAACTGGCGGACTTCCTGCGGACCCGCAGGGAAGCCCTGCAACCCGAGGACGTGGGCCTGCCGCGGGGCGTGCGCCGGCGGACCCGCGGGCTGCGCCGGGAGGAGGTCGCCGTCCTGTGCGGCATGTCCACCGACTACTACAGCCGGCTGGAGCAGGCCCGCGGGCCGCAGCCCTCCGAGCCGATGCTGGCCGCGATCGCCCGCGGCCTGCACCTCTCGCTCGACGAGCGGGACCATCTGTTCCGGATGGCCGGCCACAACACCCCGGGCCGCGCCGACCGCGCCGACCACCTCGAACCGGGCATGATGCGGATCTTCGACCGGCTGCAGGACACACCGGCGCAGGTGATCAGCCCGATCGCCGAGACGCTCAACCAGACCCGGCTCGCCGTCGCGCTGCTCGGCAGCGAGACCGGCTTCACCGGTCTGGACCGCAGCATGGTCTACCGCTGGTTCACCGACCCCCGGGCCCGCCGGGTCTTCCCCGAGGAGGACCACCCGCAGCACAGCCGGCTCTTCGCCTCCGACCTGCGCGCCGCGTACTCACGGATGGGCGCCGACTCGCGGGCCGGCCAGGTCGTCGACGCGCTGCTGGAGCGGAGCAAGGAGTTCTCCGCCCTCTGGCGTGCCCACGAGATCAGCGTCCGCCGCCACGACGACGCCAAGCGGATCTCCCACCCGGACCTCGGCATTCTCGAACTGCACTGCCAGGTGCTCTTCGACGCCAACCGCAGCCAGGCCCTGCTGGTCTACACCGCCACCCCCGGCACCGAGAGCCACGAGAAGCTCCAGTTGCTGTCGGTGGTGGGGGACCGGCCCGCCCACATCTGA
- a CDS encoding SDR family NAD(P)-dependent oxidoreductase, whose product MTTQSRIALITGANRGLGKAAALRLAADGTDLIITYRSHAEEAEAVVAEATALGRTAVALRLDAGEVGTFDAFAGEVGRVLKESWDRDTFDHLVNNAGVGIGAPFAEMAVEDFDALMNVHFRGVYFLTQKLLPLIADGGRIINLSTGLTRFVGVGYSAYAAMKGAIEVLTRYQAKELGARGIRVNTVAPGPIATDFAGGVMRDNEQVRAVMADQAALGRVGEPDDISGVISVMLAEQTGWITAQRVEASGGTLL is encoded by the coding sequence ATGACGACGCAGAGCAGGATCGCACTCATCACGGGCGCCAACCGGGGACTGGGCAAGGCCGCCGCCCTGCGGCTGGCCGCGGACGGTACCGATCTGATCATCACCTACCGCTCGCACGCCGAGGAGGCAGAGGCGGTCGTGGCGGAAGCCACCGCGCTCGGCCGGACCGCGGTGGCGCTGCGGCTCGACGCGGGAGAGGTCGGCACGTTCGACGCTTTCGCCGGTGAGGTGGGCCGCGTGCTGAAGGAGAGCTGGGACCGGGACACCTTCGACCACCTGGTGAACAACGCGGGCGTCGGGATCGGCGCACCCTTCGCCGAGATGGCGGTCGAGGACTTCGACGCGCTGATGAACGTGCACTTCAGGGGGGTCTACTTCCTCACCCAGAAGCTGCTGCCGCTGATCGCGGACGGAGGCCGCATCATCAACCTGTCCACCGGCCTGACCCGTTTCGTCGGCGTCGGCTACTCGGCGTACGCGGCGATGAAGGGTGCCATCGAGGTCCTCACCCGCTACCAGGCCAAGGAGCTCGGCGCGCGCGGTATCAGGGTCAACACGGTGGCGCCCGGACCGATCGCGACCGACTTCGCGGGCGGTGTGATGCGCGACAACGAGCAGGTCCGCGCGGTGATGGCCGACCAGGCCGCACTCGGCCGGGTCGGTGAGCCGGACGACATCAGCGGGGTGATCTCGGTGATGCTCGCCGAGCAGACCGGCTGGATCACCGCCCAGCGCGTCGAAGCCTCCGGCGGCACGCTGCTCTAG
- a CDS encoding alpha/beta fold hydrolase: MSDSNPTVVLVHGAFADASGFAGVIGELTAAGVKTVAPPNPLRGLASDAATVQAVASSVDGPVVLVGHSYGGAVITQASAGLDNVAALVFLAAFSPDSGESCASVQAPFPPSLLASTAQPTPYDAPGAAGGPDLYIAADRFRETFCADVPADLARVMCATQRPLAAAALTENATAAGWKTIPAWYQLALHDNAIAPEAQRFMAERMGATVEEIDGSHTAFVAQPVRAARFIQAALAKL; encoded by the coding sequence ATGTCCGATTCGAACCCCACCGTCGTACTCGTGCACGGCGCCTTCGCCGACGCCTCCGGCTTCGCCGGCGTGATCGGGGAGCTGACGGCGGCCGGCGTCAAGACGGTCGCACCGCCGAACCCGCTGCGCGGCCTTGCCTCCGACGCGGCCACGGTGCAGGCGGTGGCAAGCTCCGTCGACGGGCCCGTCGTCCTGGTGGGCCACTCCTACGGCGGCGCCGTCATCACCCAGGCGTCGGCCGGCCTGGACAACGTGGCCGCACTGGTCTTCCTCGCCGCCTTCAGCCCCGACTCCGGCGAGAGCTGCGCCTCGGTGCAGGCCCCGTTCCCGCCCTCCCTGCTCGCGAGCACCGCGCAGCCGACCCCGTACGACGCGCCCGGCGCCGCGGGCGGCCCCGACCTCTACATCGCCGCTGACCGCTTCCGGGAGACCTTCTGCGCCGACGTGCCCGCGGACCTCGCGCGGGTCATGTGCGCCACCCAGCGGCCACTGGCCGCTGCGGCACTGACCGAGAACGCGACCGCCGCCGGCTGGAAGACCATCCCCGCCTGGTACCAGTTGGCGCTCCACGACAACGCCATCGCGCCCGAGGCACAGCGCTTCATGGCCGAGCGGATGGGCGCGACCGTCGAGGAGATCGACGGCTCCCACACCGCGTTCGTCGCCCAGCCGGTGCGTGCCGCCCGCTTCATCCAGGCCGCGCTCGCCAAGCTGTAG
- a CDS encoding TetR/AcrR family transcriptional regulator, with product MGEKRAALLEAGLDAFIAEGLGGSSVNRIAAAAGVSIATLYRHFDSKPDLFVAVIHDLIRRGGTFAGRPWKGKPPREALTELGAAYLGHIHSYERRFLFRVMARDAYRVQGLYETYADEVMGSREGFFRECVEEWPDGLRAKLPDVARGALVLTAFLQGGLIEALMFRDSTPDPAALRAHAAFAADNFMTLVELGKFLPPPGPAGRSA from the coding sequence ATGGGGGAGAAACGGGCGGCGCTGCTCGAAGCGGGGCTGGACGCCTTCATCGCCGAGGGCCTCGGCGGCAGTTCCGTCAACCGGATCGCCGCCGCGGCCGGGGTTTCCATCGCCACCTTGTACCGCCACTTCGACAGCAAGCCGGACCTGTTCGTCGCGGTGATACACGACCTCATCCGGCGAGGCGGCACCTTCGCCGGACGGCCGTGGAAGGGCAAGCCGCCACGGGAAGCCCTGACCGAACTCGGTGCGGCATACCTCGGCCACATACACAGCTACGAGCGCAGATTCCTGTTCCGGGTGATGGCCCGCGACGCCTACCGCGTACAGGGTCTGTACGAGACCTACGCCGACGAGGTCATGGGATCCCGCGAGGGCTTCTTCCGGGAATGCGTCGAGGAGTGGCCGGACGGTCTTCGCGCGAAGCTTCCCGACGTCGCACGAGGAGCACTGGTCCTCACGGCGTTCCTGCAGGGCGGTCTGATCGAGGCTCTCATGTTCCGCGACAGCACACCCGACCCCGCGGCCCTGCGGGCTCATGCGGCCTTCGCGGCTGACAACTTCATGACCCTGGTGGAACTGGGGAAGTTCCTCCCTCCGCCCGGGCCGGCCGGCCGGTCCGCCTGA
- a CDS encoding alpha/beta fold hydrolase, whose amino-acid sequence MKRVTRIGGGTAALAATAAVSVLVLGPTADARTAPAAQKPTVVLVHGAWGDAAGWTPVAERLEKDGYTVKAPPNPLRGLTYDADYINSVLKQIKGPVILVGHSYGGAVITNAVKDDPNVKALVYIAAFAPDAGDSLATLNAKPVPHAIPPVPAVPSTFPQQDGTEGTELTIDPAKYPGVFLNNEVPRFTAEALAAEQRPLSLDSVNQTSGAPAWQTVKSFYMVAKQDHAISPNLERFMAARAHAKTVEVNGPHLIMYTNPAPVTRLIEEAAHDTVH is encoded by the coding sequence ATGAAGCGCGTCACGCGAATCGGCGGCGGCACCGCCGCACTGGCAGCGACCGCCGCCGTGTCCGTCCTCGTGCTCGGTCCGACGGCGGACGCCCGTACGGCACCGGCGGCACAGAAGCCGACGGTGGTGCTGGTGCACGGCGCGTGGGGGGACGCGGCCGGCTGGACCCCGGTCGCCGAGCGCCTGGAGAAGGACGGTTACACCGTCAAGGCGCCGCCGAACCCGCTGCGCGGGCTGACCTACGACGCGGACTACATCAACAGCGTCCTGAAGCAGATCAAGGGTCCGGTCATCCTGGTGGGCCACTCCTACGGCGGCGCCGTCATCACCAACGCCGTCAAGGACGACCCGAACGTCAAGGCTCTGGTCTACATCGCCGCCTTCGCACCGGACGCCGGGGACTCCCTGGCCACCCTGAACGCCAAGCCGGTCCCCCACGCCATCCCGCCCGTACCGGCCGTGCCCAGCACTTTTCCCCAGCAGGACGGTACCGAAGGCACCGAGCTGACCATCGACCCGGCCAAGTACCCGGGCGTCTTCCTCAACAACGAAGTCCCCCGGTTCACCGCCGAGGCGCTGGCCGCCGAGCAGCGCCCGCTCAGTCTGGACTCGGTCAATCAGACGTCCGGCGCCCCCGCCTGGCAGACAGTAAAATCGTTCTATATGGTCGCAAAACAGGATCATGCGATCTCGCCCAACCTCGAACGCTTCATGGCCGCACGCGCCCACGCCAAGACCGTCGAGGTCAACGGCCCCCACCTGATCATGTACACGAACCCCGCCCCCGTCACCCGCCTCATCGAAGAAGCAGCCCACGACACGGTCCACTGA
- a CDS encoding helix-turn-helix domain-containing protein, translating into MFAAAGARGFEERAARELRAAGGTSRSRSAPAVHTALTAQEAQIARLARDGLSNPEIATRLFISPRTVQYHLRKVFAKLGITSRSQLDRSLPGGTP; encoded by the coding sequence ATGTTCGCGGCAGCGGGGGCCCGGGGGTTCGAGGAGCGGGCCGCACGAGAGCTGCGGGCGGCCGGCGGCACCTCGCGCTCCCGAAGCGCCCCCGCCGTGCACACCGCCCTGACCGCCCAGGAGGCGCAGATCGCCCGGCTCGCGCGCGACGGCCTGTCCAATCCCGAGATCGCCACCCGGTTGTTCATCAGCCCACGAACCGTCCAGTACCACCTGCGCAAAGTGTTCGCCAAACTCGGCATCACCTCGCGCAGCCAACTCGACCGGTCCCTGCCCGGCGGCACCCCCTGA
- a CDS encoding SDR family oxidoreductase has product MAKAEYTVPDLTGKLAVVTGGSDGIGLGLAGRLAAAGAEVVLPVRNPAKGEAAAERIKAGHPGAQVSTRSLDLASPASVEALADGLNTEGRPIHLLVNNAGIMEPPGRQETEDGFELQFGVNHLAHFALVARLLPLLRKGGARVTSQTSVSANMGGINWDDPQWRTKYKGSGAYSQSKIAQLLFAMELDRRSTARGWGITSNACHPGVTPTNLLAAQPHMGRDKDTTSVKLIRRFARAGILVQPPEAGPLPALYAATSPEAHGGAFYGPSGLLHLSGAPAEQPLYKNGRSHQDAQRIWELSEELTGVRFPTA; this is encoded by the coding sequence ATGGCGAAGGCCGAATACACCGTTCCCGATCTGACCGGGAAGCTGGCCGTGGTCACCGGAGGAAGCGACGGGATCGGCCTCGGTCTGGCCGGCCGGCTCGCCGCCGCCGGGGCCGAGGTCGTCCTGCCCGTCCGCAACCCGGCCAAGGGCGAAGCCGCCGCCGAGCGCATCAAGGCCGGACATCCCGGCGCTCAGGTCTCCACCCGTAGCCTGGACCTTGCCTCGCCGGCCTCCGTCGAGGCGCTGGCGGACGGTCTGAACACCGAGGGCCGGCCCATTCACCTCCTGGTCAACAACGCCGGGATCATGGAGCCGCCCGGGCGGCAGGAGACCGAGGACGGCTTCGAGCTGCAGTTCGGCGTCAACCACCTGGCACACTTCGCCCTGGTCGCCCGCCTGCTGCCGTTGCTGCGCAAGGGCGGGGCCCGGGTCACCTCGCAGACGAGCGTGTCCGCGAACATGGGCGGCATCAACTGGGACGACCCGCAGTGGCGCACCAAGTACAAAGGCAGCGGCGCCTACAGCCAGTCCAAGATCGCGCAGTTGCTGTTCGCGATGGAACTCGACCGCCGCAGCACCGCCCGCGGCTGGGGGATCACCAGCAATGCCTGCCACCCCGGCGTCACCCCCACCAACCTGCTGGCCGCACAGCCGCACATGGGCCGGGACAAGGACACCACCTCGGTGAAGCTGATCCGCCGCTTCGCCCGCGCCGGGATCCTCGTCCAGCCCCCCGAGGCCGGGCCGCTGCCCGCCCTCTACGCGGCGACCAGTCCCGAGGCCCACGGCGGGGCGTTCTACGGCCCGAGCGGCCTGCTCCACCTGAGCGGCGCACCCGCCGAGCAGCCGCTGTACAAGAACGGCCGCAGCCACCAGGACGCCCAGCGGATCTGGGAACTCTCCGAAGAACTGACCGGCGTCCGCTTTCCCACCGCCTGA
- a CDS encoding site-specific integrase: MVAGTTSKKLARGMGSFFKECEHSPSKWSKCAHEYKIRYRNGAGKQAEESGFATQDAAIDRLVKVYAEKKAAPRSQTKAERARKYGVMRFEEYTAEWKAGQRHLSPSSLGHLDSLLEHHLFPVLGSRRMDAFDHKVVDAFIRTMERNGAGLATQSNAFDKLKSILLDAHRLGLYDESPLDGVKPPQYAPGRVVIPSPKQLREIRCAGDDTFMLITDLMSGCGMRNGEAAAVNLNNLIADDVYRVCEQVNQTTKSYARLKHRKPGEYRDVPLPARVRATIEWYADKYGTVDGYLLRHPKDPSQPYPEYYISNQWKGIKGAREVEGPSPVKVDTRSMVTRRA, translated from the coding sequence ATGGTCGCCGGCACGACGTCCAAGAAGCTTGCCCGTGGCATGGGTTCCTTCTTCAAAGAGTGCGAGCACAGTCCTTCGAAGTGGTCCAAGTGCGCGCACGAGTACAAGATCCGATACCGCAACGGCGCGGGGAAGCAGGCCGAGGAGTCCGGGTTCGCGACCCAGGATGCGGCGATTGACCGACTCGTCAAGGTGTACGCCGAGAAGAAGGCAGCACCTCGCAGCCAAACAAAAGCCGAACGCGCCCGGAAGTACGGCGTGATGCGGTTCGAGGAGTACACCGCCGAGTGGAAAGCCGGACAGCGCCACCTGTCTCCGAGCTCGCTGGGACATCTCGACTCCCTTCTTGAGCACCACCTGTTCCCGGTACTCGGAAGCCGACGAATGGACGCCTTCGACCACAAGGTCGTGGACGCGTTCATCCGCACCATGGAGCGGAACGGCGCAGGGCTCGCCACTCAGTCCAATGCCTTCGACAAGCTCAAGTCGATACTCCTCGACGCTCACAGGCTGGGACTCTACGACGAGAGCCCGCTGGACGGAGTCAAGCCGCCGCAGTACGCACCCGGGCGCGTCGTGATCCCCTCGCCCAAGCAGCTTCGCGAGATTCGATGCGCGGGCGACGACACATTCATGCTGATCACGGACCTCATGAGTGGCTGCGGGATGCGTAACGGAGAGGCCGCCGCAGTCAACCTGAACAACCTCATCGCCGATGACGTGTACCGGGTCTGTGAACAGGTGAACCAGACCACCAAGTCCTATGCCCGACTCAAGCACCGCAAACCTGGCGAGTACCGCGACGTACCTCTGCCGGCTCGCGTCAGGGCGACCATCGAGTGGTATGCCGACAAGTACGGCACAGTCGACGGCTATCTCCTCCGCCACCCCAAAGACCCGAGCCAGCCGTATCCGGAGTACTACATCTCGAACCAGTGGAAGGGGATCAAGGGAGCACGAGAAGTCGAGGGGCCTTCCCCCGTGAAGGTGGACACGCGGTCAATGGTCACGCGGCGAGCGTGA
- a CDS encoding IS3 family transposase (programmed frameshift) has translation MAMKDYSDEFKADAVALYESTPGATYKSIAADLGVNRATLRAWVLRDRERRGVTATAAKPTVQPGAAVPSDAPDERIRQLEARVAELEASERKPATERDILRKAARYFGRGDELVMSRFRFVDDHRDTYEVKQLCEVLGLNRSSYYKWVAGRQARAARQREDRLLAERIREVHGESNSAYGSPRVTAELREKGLRVNEKRVARVMRMFSITGIRLRRRVRTTISDPAASQVPDLFKRDFTATEPGRKYMGDITYLPLENGEFLYLATVLDCFSRKVVGWSIASHMRTDLVADALRMAAHTRGSLDGAVFHSDHGAQYVSRAFAGLCTELGVTRSMGAVGTSADNAACESFHASLKRETLQGTHDFGDAPTCRRTVFAWLTRYNTRRRHSANGHLSPNAYEHRHHTATLTLAA, from the exons ATGGCGATGAAGGACTACTCGGACGAGTTCAAGGCCGATGCTGTGGCCCTGTACGAGTCCACACCCGGGGCGACCTACAAGAGCATCGCCGCTGATCTGGGCGTCAACCGGGCCACCCTGCGTGCGTGGGTGCTGCGGGACCGCGAACGCCGCGGCGTCACCGCCACGGCTGCAAAGCCGACCGTCCAGCCGGGGGCGGCGGTGCCGTCCGACGCTCCGGACGAGCGGATCCGGCAGCTGGAGGCGAGGGTGGCAGAGCTCGAAGCGAGCGAGCGGAAGCCGGCGACCGAGCGGGACATACTCCGCAAGGCGGCCAGGTATTTCG GCCGGGGAGACGAACTGGTGATGAGCCGCTTCCGGTTCGTTGACGACCACCGGGACACCTACGAGGTGAAGCAGCTCTGCGAGGTCCTGGGCCTGAACCGGTCCAGCTACTACAAGTGGGTCGCCGGCCGACAGGCGAGGGCGGCCAGGCAGCGCGAGGACCGGCTCCTGGCCGAGCGGATCCGTGAGGTCCACGGCGAGTCCAACAGCGCCTACGGTTCCCCACGGGTGACCGCCGAGCTCCGGGAGAAGGGCCTTCGGGTCAACGAGAAGCGCGTCGCCCGCGTGATGCGGATGTTCTCCATCACCGGTATCCGCCTGCGCAGACGCGTCCGCACCACGATCTCGGACCCGGCAGCCTCACAGGTCCCGGACCTGTTCAAGCGCGACTTCACCGCCACCGAGCCGGGGCGCAAATACATGGGCGACATCACCTATCTCCCCCTGGAGAACGGGGAGTTCCTCTATCTCGCGACCGTGCTGGACTGCTTCAGCCGCAAGGTCGTCGGCTGGTCCATCGCCAGCCACATGCGCACCGATCTGGTCGCCGACGCACTGCGGATGGCTGCCCACACCCGGGGCAGCCTCGACGGGGCGGTGTTCCACTCCGACCACGGGGCCCAGTACGTCTCCCGGGCCTTCGCCGGCCTCTGCACCGAACTCGGGGTCACCCGGTCGATGGGCGCGGTCGGCACCAGCGCCGACAATGCGGCCTGCGAAAGCTTCCACGCATCTCTGAAACGCGAGACCCTCCAGGGCACCCACGACTTCGGCGACGCCCCCACCTGCCGCAGAACCGTCTTCGCCTGGCTCACCCGCTACAACACCCGCCGCCGGCACTCCGCCAACGGCCACCTCAGCCCCAACGCATACGAACACCGACACCACACCGCTACACTCACGCTCGCCGCGTGA
- a CDS encoding SMI1/KNR4 family protein: MNSNYLILIAGVLGEGSYRFADEGAWRDLEESLGFALPSDYKQIVDAYGPICINDDFYLSHPATQVWNLGEEIRNSAGSWSAVVWDEDSDLEFDPREALGIPEMRFATADGLTPVAGTSQSQTVFLAPGVAPQKWRIIVHNRGDFEEYRMGFAEWFYLYLSGADAFGPLSAEEPVVPAELRLLPGRAGDAIETVYGPRP, translated from the coding sequence ATGAATTCCAACTATCTCATTCTGATCGCCGGCGTGTTGGGCGAAGGATCGTATCGGTTCGCCGATGAGGGCGCGTGGCGTGATCTGGAGGAGAGTTTGGGTTTCGCCTTGCCGTCCGACTATAAGCAGATCGTTGACGCATATGGTCCTATTTGCATTAACGATGACTTCTATCTAAGTCACCCTGCGACTCAGGTGTGGAATCTCGGGGAAGAAATTAGGAATTCCGCCGGTTCGTGGTCGGCTGTGGTGTGGGACGAGGATAGCGACCTCGAGTTCGACCCGCGGGAAGCACTCGGCATCCCGGAGATGCGCTTCGCCACGGCGGATGGCCTGACCCCGGTGGCTGGTACATCTCAGAGCCAGACGGTGTTCCTCGCTCCGGGCGTTGCACCGCAGAAATGGCGCATCATCGTGCACAACCGAGGTGACTTCGAAGAGTATCGGATGGGGTTCGCAGAGTGGTTCTACCTATACCTTTCGGGTGCGGATGCATTTGGCCCGCTCAGCGCCGAGGAACCGGTCGTGCCAGCTGAGTTGCGCCTTCTTCCGGGCCGGGCTGGAGATGCCATCGAGACCGTGTACGGGCCCAGGCCCTGA